In the Qipengyuania gelatinilytica genome, CGCCCCCATTGCGGAAGAAACGCAATTCGCCCGCCGTTCCCGAGAAGTGTTCGGAGCCGATGAAAGTGAAGGCGTCATTGCTGGCCGTGCCGGCAATGGCATCAATTCCTGAAAGATCGATCTGATCGTTCTCAGCCTGGCTGAAATCGGCGATGACATCCGCGTTGGAGAAATACCGGCCTGTGTGCCCGACGTTGTCGAAAACAAAAATGTCCGACCCGCTCCCACCAATCAGCTGGTCCACGCCCCAATTTCCTATCAGAACATCATCGCCTGCGCCGCCGTTCAAATAGTCATTGCCCTTGCCGCCATTGAGACGATCATCTCCAGCATCACCGAACAGGCGGTCATTTCCATTCTCACCTAGCAAGCCATCAGACATCTCGCCGCCGCGCAGAATGTCCCATCCGTTGCCTCCGAAAAGCCAGTCTTTGCCGTCACCTCCCTCAAGGATATCGCTCCCACTCCCGCCTCGGATTTGATCGTTCCCGGCATCGCCGAAAATCTGATCAACGACCGTGCTACCGATCAGAGTGTCGGCGAATGTCGAACCGCGGATTCCTTCGATCGAAATCAACGTATCGAAACCTGCGCCGAGCGTATCCTGTGCGCTTCCCTGAATTTCCAACGAGACCTGCACTCCGGTTCCGGAAGCGGCGTAGGACACAAGGTCGAAGCCTGTGCCACCATCGATAGAGTCGTTGTCCGCTCCACCATCGAGCACATCATCGCCTTCGCCGCCGTCCAGAAAATCGGACCCTTCGCCGCCAAGCAGACTATCATTTCCAGCTTCCCCGCGAAGATGGTCGTCGCCCTCACCGCCCGAGAGCACATCCAAGCCGAGCCCCCCATAAACAACATCGTTGCCGGCAAATGAGTGGACATGATCGTCCCCGTCACCTGCAGCAATCAGATCATCTGCCCTGTCGGTATAAATATACTCGCTGTCCGATCCGCCCGAGTACTGGCCGGTTAGGTCGTCGAAGGCGACATCGCTGAAATAGGGCATGCTGGCTTCAACCAGGAGGCTGGCGAAATCGAAGTCGTAGTGAAGGATGTCGCGAAACATGTCCTCAGGGCTGATACCGTTCTGCGCTGCCACAAGGTCGGGATCGACCAGGAACACATTGTCGAAGGCATCTGCGACACTTCTTTGAGCGGCGATCACCGTCATCCAGTCATCGGCAGTGTCCGACTGTATCTCCAACACCGGTGCGTGGGTAGACAAGGTGACGATGACAATGGGAATCGGCCCTGCGATATCGATGATCCGCTCGATAAAAGCGGTCAGATTTGCTTCGTAAGCCGCCGCAGAATCGGGGTCAGTCCGATCTCTTTCTCCGTGCACCCAGATAAGGCCGGTCATACCGTCGGCCGATTGATCGATTGCCGTCATCAGCAATTCGAACAATTCGCCTGTGCTCGGATCCCCGTCTTCGATTGGATACCAGTCCCGCGCCAATGGGTCAGGAGCAAGACTGGTCCCTCCCTGCCATACCTCGTCGAACTCGGAGACGTTCTGGCTCAGGAACTGAAAAAGGGGAGACCGATATAAAGAGCCAACGTTACTCTGGCCTGCAACGAACAGCGTCATGCCAACTTGCCCCTAAGTCTTCCTGTAATTCAGTGCGGTCGCCTGACTGGTACAGAACGAAAAGAGAAATGCAATTTCGGATGCGTCTGAATTCGATACAATTGCAAAGAAAAGAGAGACCTGCGCCCAGCCCGTGTTCCAAGAGTTCCAGCCTGTAGTCCGGTACAGCGGCAGTCCAGCATTCGCCCTGCTTCAGGAAAGCGGTCCGGCCTCAAAGGCCTCGCGGGTGATCTCATAGACGAGGTGGACCACGCGCTTGCCTTGGTAGCGCTCCAGCTCGTACCGCTCGGTCCGCACCGCGCCGATGGCTTCCAGCGCATTGCGCGAGCGGTAGTTGGTGTCGCCGACGCGGAACTCGACCGTGCCGACTTCCTTGAATGCGTGGGCGAGCATGGCGCGCTTCATCTCGGGATTGAGGCCCTTGCCCCAGCAGGTGGGCATGAGGAAGGTCCAGCCGATCTCGACGAAACCGCCTTCGTCCTCCTCGACCGGGCCGTAACGGGTAGAGCCCACGATACGCTCGTCGCTCTTGCGGACGACTGCAAGCGCGCCGCCAGCCGCCAGTCCTTCGTCGAAGAAGGCATCGAACACCTCGCGGCGCCAGCGGTCGTGGATCGGGTGCTGTTCCCAGACGGCGGGATCGGAGGCGACCTCGTATAGCGCCTCGCGATCCTCTTCGCTCAAGGGGCGCAGGACAAGCCGCTCGGTTTCCAGCGTCGGTTGCCGGTCGAGCGCCATGCCGTCTCAGCCCTTGGTCACATCGCTCAGCGCGGCGATAAACTTTTCGGTATTGCCGCCATGAAGCCCCGCCACGTTGATGCGGCCCGAACCGGCCATGTAGATGGCATGGTCCTCGCGCAGCGAAGCGATCTGGTCCTTGCTGAGCGGGAGCATGGCGAACAGGCCGTTCTGGTCGGCCAGCGCGGCAAGCCCGAGGCCCGGCGCTTCGTTGTCGGCAGCAGCAAGCCGCGCGCGCACGCGGCGCATGCGGGTGCGCATCTCGTCGAGCTCTTCCAGCCAGACGCGGGTCATGCCCTCGTCCTCGAGCAGGATGCGTACGGAAGCACCGCCGTGATCGGGCGGCATCGACCAGTTCGCGCGGGCCAGCGCATTGGCGTTGGAAGCGATGGCGGAAACCTGATCGGCCTCGCGGGCGATCATGTAGAAGGCGCCCACTCGGTCACGGTAGAGGCCGAAATTCTTGTCGCAGCTATAGGCGACCAGCGCCTCTGGCACCTTGGCGAGCACGGTGCGGACGCCCTCGACATCCTCTTCCATGCCCTGCCCCAGGCCCTGGTAAGCAATGTCGAGGATCGGCAGCACGCCGGTTTCCGCAAACGCCTCGGCAATCGCGGTCCATTCCTCTGCCGTGTAGTCGATGCCGGTCGGGTTGTGGCAGCAGCCATGCAGCAGCACCGCGTCGGCATCGCCGGCGCCACGGATCGCGCCGAGGACGGCATCGATATCGGCAGTGCCATCGGCTTTGGCATGATCGAAAGCGACCGTTTCAACGCCGACATCCTCGAGGATCTGCGCGTGGTTGGGCCAGCTGGGCATGCCGAGGTGGATGCGCTTCACACCGGCCTTCGCCGCGAGCGAGACCGCAAGACGCACCGCTCCGGTGCCGCCGGGGGTCTGCATCCCTTCGACGCGATCGCCGAGGGTGCTGTCCTTGCCGAAGATATACGGCATCAGCGCCTTCACGAAGCCGCTGTCGCCTTCCGGGCCGAGATAGCTCTTGGAATCCTGCGTATCGAGAAGCCGCTGCTCGGCCTGCTTGATCGCGCGGAAAACCGGGGTGCCGCCTTCGTTTGTGCGATAAACGCCAACGCCAAGGTCGATCTTGTCCTCACGCGGGTCGGCCGCATGCATCTTGATCAGGGCGAGAAGGGCGTCGGGTGCTTGCGCAGAAAGTTTGTCGAGCATGGCTGCGCTCTTTGCGCAGATATGGCTGGGGCCGCAACCTCAAACGAGATTGCGGCCCCTCAAATACGGCTTGTTTTCGTATGCCTTCTCAGAAGGGCAGCCACTTCTGCTTCTTGGAGAACTTCATGTAACCTGCGTTGACGCCCAGCCGAAGGCCGGCGCCCACGCGGATCGGGATCAGGACGATATCGCCCTTGCGTACATAGCTCGCATTGAGGCCGCCGACCGCATAGGCCTGGCCCTCTGCTGCCGGGAAGCGCGAGTAGAGTTCTTCAGTGTCATAGAGGTTGTAGACGAGCACGAAGGTGCTGCCGGCATTGGCGCCCGCGTCGAACCCGATCGATGGTCCGGTCCAGTAGACCGGACGCTCGCCCTCGACCTTGTGATAGAGCGTGCCCGACCCATAACGCGCGCCGACGACGAAGGCACCGCCCGCCTCGCGGCCGACGATATAGCCGTTGGGCTCACCCTGGTCGGCAAGCAGCTTGCGGATCATCTTGGCGACGCCTTCCGCACCCTTTCCGAACACACCCTCGGCCGCACCGATCAGGTCGTCTTCGCGGTAGGTGGTGTCGGGGTTTTCGACCTGCGGTCCGGAAACGGCATCGGAAGCAGCCGCCTCGGCGTCCTGTTCGGACCATTGGGGCGCTGCAGCTTCTTCCGCAGGTGCTTCATAGGTAAAGCCCGGTTCAGCGGTTGTGGCATCGTCCGGCGTGACCGCCGGCAATTCGCCTTCCGCCGATTCGAGATCGCCGTCGATAGGCGCGTCGTAGGCCGCGTCCGGATCGACCGATTCGACCTGCGCAGCGAGCGGCGCTGCTGCAAGCGAGAAGGCGGCCAATAAGGCGGCGGCAAATGTCCTGGCGGTATTCATATCGATCCCTTCGTGGAGCCTTGCGCAATCCGCGCAAACAGCTGCGCAATGAGCAGAATCCCATTCGAGCAGCCTCGCAATGAAACGGCGATGAACCGAATCCAATTTACGCCGAGCCGAGTCCGGTCCCGCCTTGCAGCGGCTCGTTCGCGTCACGGGCAATTCTTCCCTTGTAGGGCCGTGAAGTGCTGGCTATAGCGCGCCCCTCGCAGCCGATAGGCACGCGCGCGGAGACGTGGGTGAGTGGCTGAAACCAGCTCCCTGCTAAGGAGCCATACCTGGTAACGGGTATCGAGGGTTCGAATCCCTCCGTCTCCGCCACCTCCTTCTTGCATCGATGGACGGTGTCGGACCTTCCCGGTCCGCGTTCGCGCGTGCCCGCGCACAACGAAAACGCCGCCCGGCCTCGCTGTGAGGCCGGACGGCGTAAGCTCTGCCGGATGGTCTGGCGCGCCTAGACGACCATCTGGTCGACCGAGGCAAGGTCCATGAGCATCGGCTTGATCGGCTCGGCAGGAACACTCGTTCCGAAGCCGAGGATATCCGATGCCTGCAGCCCGAAATTGTTGTCGAGGACTGCGATCAGCTTCTTCTGGATCGCGCCACTGCCATCCTCGTCATACCAGAGTTCACCGGTCGACTGGTCGTAGATGATGCGATCATCGGCATCCTGCGCGTCGGTGCCGAGGACGAAGACCGAGGCATCGAGCGCACCGTCGGCGATGTCGAACACAGAGGTGTCGAGGTGGATAGCATCGGCACCACCGAAGTCGACGATATTGTCGAAGTGGATCGTGCCGTATTCCGAGAACCGGACCACATCCGAACCGCCGTGCGTCCAGATGGTGTCGTTGCCATTCCCGCCGATAAGCATGTCGTCGTCGCCACCGCCGCGCAGCTGGTCGTCGCCATCGCCGCCTTCCAGCCAGTCGTTGCCCGTTCCGCCAACAAGCGAATCGTCATTGTTCAGGCCAAAGAGCGTATCATTGCCCTCTTCGCCGTAGAGATCGTCATTCTGCGAGCCGCCTTCGAGCCAGTCATTGCCAAGGCCGCCATAGAGGTAGTCACGGCCCGTTTCCCCGTAGAGGAAATCGTCGCCGTCGCCACCCGAGATGAAGTCGATGCCTTCGCCGCCGTAGATGGTGTCGCTATCCGCGCCGCCATCGATCGTGTCCGACCCGCGGTTGCCGTAGAGCACGTCATTGCCCTCACCGCCCTCGATGAGGTCGTTGTTGCTGCCGCCGCGAAGATCGTCATCACCCGCGTCGCCGCGAAGCGTGTCGTTGTCGGCCTGGCCGTAGAGGAGATCGTTGCCATCGCCGCCCTCGATGACGTCATCGCCGAGGCCGCCGTAAGCGGTATCGATGCCGAGGTCGCCAAACATGACGTCGGCTCCGTCATAGCCCCAGAAAACATTATCTGCCGCGTTGCCGTAGATCGTATCGATGCCCGAACCACCGCGCGCCCATTCGATCACCGTGCCGCGCACGATCGTGACGTTGCCCACTTCCCCGCCGATGCTGGAGAAGGTTTCCTCGTTGAGGTTGATGACCTGGTCTGCACTGAAGCCGCGGTAGTTCATCACGTCGATGCCGCCGCTGTCCACGATGGCATAGGCCGCATCGGGGTATTGGGTGGCGTCGTAAATGTCGCGGCCGCTGTTGTTGAAGAAGCCGTAGACCGTGTTCGCGGTGCGCGTATCGCTCGCACCGCCGTAAAGGGTCAGGACCGCCACATAGTCGCCAGCCATCGGCGAGTTGATGTAGGCGTAGGTGAAGCCCTGATCGAAGAAATAGTCGTTCTCGGTCTGGCTGAAATAGCTCATGACCGTCGTGGCCCAGCTATCGTTCTGGTAGTCCGCATCGTCCGGATAGCCGGCAGAACCATTGTAGCCGCCTGCATGGCCGAGGCCGAGCGCATGGCCGATCTCGTGGATGTAGGTCTGGAAGGAATAGCTGTTGAGTGTTGTGCCGTAGCTGTTCAGCCAGTCGGTGCTGATGTTGATATCCGCACTCGTGATCGTCCCCCCACTGCGGCTCGTCGAGGCATAGGCTCCCGACTGCTCGTCATCGAAGATCATTTCGGCCTGGTTGACGTTCGATTCCTCGACGAACTGGATACCGGTAAAGTCGCTCCACAGGTTGAGTGCCTGCACGGCGAGATACTGGCCTTCAGCGGTCAGTCCGTCGATGTTGTAGGTAACGATTCCATCGCTGATATCCCAGGCACGTGGTCCGCTGCCCCAATAGCCCGTGGTCAACTGGTCTGCGATCTGGTCGTAATCGAAGACCGGGAAATTGGTGCGAACGGTTTCGAGTTCGTAAGTACCGGTCGAGGTGCCATCGGATGCACCGGCATCGATGTAATAGGTGCCGCCGCTCGAAGCGACGAAGTTCAGGAACGAGTCGAGCGAACCGGTGTCATTGTCGTTCTCTGCAACCAGGTTTCCATTCGCATCATAGACGCGGACATAGGGGTCGGACAGCGGGTTGGCGCCGGCCGCGCGCAGGAAAATGTCGATCCCGTCGCCTTCGTTGAGTTCGATCGCATACCAGTCATGGTCGCCCGCGTCGTCGATGAGGCCGGTGACAAGGTCGGTCTTGCCGATCGTCGCCGTGGTCGAGCTGTCGCCGGCCACTTCGAATGTGTCGACGGTGATCGTGTATTCGCCCGCATAGGCGTCGGCATAGGCGCCGGCCTCGATATAATAGGTTCCGGCGACGCTCGCCGAGAATGTCAGAGCCGAATTCAGACCGTTGGAATCGTCGTTGAAATCGACGAGATTCCCGTCCGCGTCGCGAACGCGCAGGTAAGGATCGGCCAGCGGATCGATGCCGCTGCCTTCCAAGGTGATGGTGATCGTCTGGCCTTCGGTCAGCTCGATGCGGAACCAGTCACGGTCGCCGGCCACTTCGAGAGTATCGGTAACCGAGCCACCGGGCGCGATATTGATCGTCGTCGTGGCATCGCCGGGCGTGTCGATGAAGAGCGGCCCGCTGGTTCCCGAAGCGAACGTCGCAGTGACACCGTTTCCGTCATCGAGGTTGCCCGATACCGGAGAGACTTCGTGGAAGCATCCACCGGCGCACTTATGCTGCACGACCACTTCGAAGTCGGAAGCGTTGAATTCGAAATCCCGGATAGAAACGGGCTCGAGGCGCAGGAAACCTTCACCCCCGATGGATTGCAAAGTCATTAAATAGTCCCTCAACAGTCAAGCAGCCCGCACTTGGGCAATTTCGATCCCGGCTTGGAGGGCTGGTGAACAACCCCCGCAGACCCTTTAAGACTATCAGTATTCCCTTACCCGCGCATTAAATAAAACGGCCCTTTGTCCTGCAAAGACAACGGTGCGCCTAACGGCCGAGCTGGCGGGCGACGGACCTGGCGAAGACCCGCCAGCTGTCGAGCGACATTTCCCTGTCCATGATGGCATGGTCCATCTCGACGAGCACACTTCCCGAACCGTCGGTGATCCGCGCCTTCGCATCGGTCCTGCTGGTCGCTTCGAGTTCGAT is a window encoding:
- a CDS encoding sialate O-acetylesterase codes for the protein MTLFVAGQSNVGSLYRSPLFQFLSQNVSEFDEVWQGGTSLAPDPLARDWYPIEDGDPSTGELFELLMTAIDQSADGMTGLIWVHGERDRTDPDSAAAYEANLTAFIERIIDIAGPIPIVIVTLSTHAPVLEIQSDTADDWMTVIAAQRSVADAFDNVFLVDPDLVAAQNGISPEDMFRDILHYDFDFASLLVEASMPYFSDVAFDDLTGQYSGGSDSEYIYTDRADDLIAAGDGDDHVHSFAGNDVVYGGLGLDVLSGGEGDDHLRGEAGNDSLLGGEGSDFLDGGEGDDVLDGGADNDSIDGGTGFDLVSYAASGTGVQVSLEIQGSAQDTLGAGFDTLISIEGIRGSTFADTLIGSTVVDQIFGDAGNDQIRGGSGSDILEGGDGKDWLFGGNGWDILRGGEMSDGLLGENGNDRLFGDAGDDRLNGGKGNDYLNGGAGDDVLIGNWGVDQLIGGSGSDIFVFDNVGHTGRYFSNADVIADFSQAENDQIDLSGIDAIAGTASNDAFTFIGSEHFSGTAGELRFFRNGGDTYLAADIDGDGGADMFIKINGDLTMSAADLIL
- a CDS encoding GNAT family N-acetyltransferase, with the protein product MALDRQPTLETERLVLRPLSEEDREALYEVASDPAVWEQHPIHDRWRREVFDAFFDEGLAAGGALAVVRKSDERIVGSTRYGPVEEDEGGFVEIGWTFLMPTCWGKGLNPEMKRAMLAHAFKEVGTVEFRVGDTNYRSRNALEAIGAVRTERYELERYQGKRVVHLVYEITREAFEAGPLS
- a CDS encoding aromatic amino acid transaminase, which produces MLDKLSAQAPDALLALIKMHAADPREDKIDLGVGVYRTNEGGTPVFRAIKQAEQRLLDTQDSKSYLGPEGDSGFVKALMPYIFGKDSTLGDRVEGMQTPGGTGAVRLAVSLAAKAGVKRIHLGMPSWPNHAQILEDVGVETVAFDHAKADGTADIDAVLGAIRGAGDADAVLLHGCCHNPTGIDYTAEEWTAIAEAFAETGVLPILDIAYQGLGQGMEEDVEGVRTVLAKVPEALVAYSCDKNFGLYRDRVGAFYMIAREADQVSAIASNANALARANWSMPPDHGGASVRILLEDEGMTRVWLEELDEMRTRMRRVRARLAAADNEAPGLGLAALADQNGLFAMLPLSKDQIASLREDHAIYMAGSGRINVAGLHGGNTEKFIAALSDVTKG
- a CDS encoding DUF1134 domain-containing protein; translated protein: MNTARTFAAALLAAFSLAAAPLAAQVESVDPDAAYDAPIDGDLESAEGELPAVTPDDATTAEPGFTYEAPAEEAAAPQWSEQDAEAAASDAVSGPQVENPDTTYREDDLIGAAEGVFGKGAEGVAKMIRKLLADQGEPNGYIVGREAGGAFVVGARYGSGTLYHKVEGERPVYWTGPSIGFDAGANAGSTFVLVYNLYDTEELYSRFPAAEGQAYAVGGLNASYVRKGDIVLIPIRVGAGLRLGVNAGYMKFSKKQKWLPF
- a CDS encoding M10 family metallopeptidase C-terminal domain-containing protein, which encodes MTLQSIGGEGFLRLEPVSIRDFEFNASDFEVVVQHKCAGGCFHEVSPVSGNLDDGNGVTATFASGTSGPLFIDTPGDATTTINIAPGGSVTDTLEVAGDRDWFRIELTEGQTITITLEGSGIDPLADPYLRVRDADGNLVDFNDDSNGLNSALTFSASVAGTYYIEAGAYADAYAGEYTITVDTFEVAGDSSTTATIGKTDLVTGLIDDAGDHDWYAIELNEGDGIDIFLRAAGANPLSDPYVRVYDANGNLVAENDNDTGSLDSFLNFVASSGGTYYIDAGASDGTSTGTYELETVRTNFPVFDYDQIADQLTTGYWGSGPRAWDISDGIVTYNIDGLTAEGQYLAVQALNLWSDFTGIQFVEESNVNQAEMIFDDEQSGAYASTSRSGGTITSADINISTDWLNSYGTTLNSYSFQTYIHEIGHALGLGHAGGYNGSAGYPDDADYQNDSWATTVMSYFSQTENDYFFDQGFTYAYINSPMAGDYVAVLTLYGGASDTRTANTVYGFFNNSGRDIYDATQYPDAAYAIVDSGGIDVMNYRGFSADQVINLNEETFSSIGGEVGNVTIVRGTVIEWARGGSGIDTIYGNAADNVFWGYDGADVMFGDLGIDTAYGGLGDDVIEGGDGNDLLYGQADNDTLRGDAGDDDLRGGSNNDLIEGGEGNDVLYGNRGSDTIDGGADSDTIYGGEGIDFISGGDGDDFLYGETGRDYLYGGLGNDWLEGGSQNDDLYGEEGNDTLFGLNNDDSLVGGTGNDWLEGGDGDDQLRGGGDDDMLIGGNGNDTIWTHGGSDVVRFSEYGTIHFDNIVDFGGADAIHLDTSVFDIADGALDASVFVLGTDAQDADDRIIYDQSTGELWYDEDGSGAIQKKLIAVLDNNFGLQASDILGFGTSVPAEPIKPMLMDLASVDQMVV